A window of Pseudochaenichthys georgianus chromosome 11, fPseGeo1.2, whole genome shotgun sequence genomic DNA:
cactacgtcggacgtagctaagcccgacgttagagttaagccctacttttttacgcccatctggtgcactccactccaaGTGCTcaggcagagctgcgtgtctcggtcagactcagcagctgatctgatctctctctcgctccgcttacacttcactcgcgttcatgtccatatggatcagatccagctctcctcatcggcctttatagagagcaccgatcagactattaagagtgaatatcggccgataatgaccggcggccgatcgatcggagcctccctaattattaccagacattttgaccgtcaggttttgaatttaccggttttttataaattttaccagctaaaaaccggtaattaccggctaacggaaaccctgacacacacacacacacacacacacacacacacacacacacacaccacacacacacacacacacacacacacacacacacacacacacacacacacacacacacacacacacacacacacacacacacacacacacacacacacacacacacacacacacacacacacacacacacacacacacacacacacacacacacacacacacacagacagagagaggagatggcggtgagaacgcgctccgaggtgtggttaaactttacccgtctcgatgctcgttgcctaaagtgcaataagagtttagcatgtaagggcggtaacacgagcaatttgtctaaacatttagcaaaagtgctccacatccagatggaggaatgcaccgggttcgactgtctctctagcagctctgtagccccttccacgagtaacgtttccacgtcaggtgttatgtatgctagcagcaacacacggagttaactacattatacatctGATTAATGATTAATGATTAGGTAACtcagttatttattttgataaagtttcagctattctgtttaaagtgctgtcatcacattatttaatacgatttgttaaaacactgttgtttcttttgatgtgaaatattatgtagcctctttaatttaaataaaaaagctatgttaattttgttcaaaatgtgtttagttaatttaataatatgtatttttgaatcaagtattcatctttattgtcttcattgttagtttccacatgcctaaaacaacctcaagctaaatctaaaagttgatggctaaataagagcgtttgagaaattgtgcaaggcataatagtccgaatagtcgattaatcgtttcattaatcaatagattaatcgattatcaaattagtcgtttatTGCAGCCCTAGACGGGGCGCGTAAAGGGACTTTTTGGGCACGTAAGAAAGGTAAATCGAGACATTAAATGGATGCATTGTATTATTCATCGTGAAGCACTAGCTAGCAAGAGGATGAGCCCTGATTTAAGTGCTGTTATGGATGATGCTGTGAAGATGATACATTTCATCCAATCTCGGCCATTGAATCACAGGCTGTTTGAAACTCTTTGTCATGAGAACGGCACAGAGCACGATCAGCTATTGCTTCACACAGACGTGCGCTGGCTGTCTCGTGGGAAAACGCTACTGAGACTTTATGAACTTCGCAATGAAGTTTTTGTGTTCTTAACGGAGCATCTGCATCCTCTTGCTGTGCAGGTGACAAGTGGGTGGCGCGCCTGGGATATCTTGCTGATGTGTTTACCAAACTCAACGAGATCAACCTATCACTTCAGGGCAAGGAGTCACATATCCTGAAATTCTATGACAAAGTTCAAGGATTCACAAAAAAGCTCAAACTATGGGAGAGGAAATGTGATGAGGGAGACGTGAGCTGTTTCCCACTACTCAATGCCCATCTTGCCACCACTGCTGTTGCCAGGGGTCCAGTGGTCAGACTGAGTTTTGGTGTGATGTGGAGAAGGAATATCCTGAACTGGGAAAACATGCACTGATTGAACTTTTGCCGTTTGGTTCTACTTATTTGTGTGAGGTGACCTTCTCAGATTTAACACACATCAAAACCAAGCAGAGGAACAGACTGGATGTGGAGACCAGCCTGGTCACAGCTGTTTCCACACTGCCTCCAGAACTATCAAAGCTTATGAAAGACAAGCAAGCTCAAGTGTCTCATTAAAGCTCACATGATTGGTGAAAAGAAACTGCTAGGCCTATACTGATTCTGGATATTATTTTGCTAAGTGTTTTGTTCctgaattaaagtttaaatgccTGTGTAAAGGGGACTTATTCAAAGGGGCTCCATGGTTTAAGCCTAAATGTTAAAAGATATATATAGCAAAGATAAGTTGATTATTTTGAtttcatatgtatttatttgattatattatttatttttaaggcaacatattcatttttatttatttgtattgcgtGATTTAAGTTAAAATTAAGAAAATGCCTGAGAATTAGATTAAATTAAGGAGATGAAATAAAGTTATTTTCATTCAATAATCAGTTACGTTCTACTTGTGAAGGATCATCAGCACGTATGAGTGAGGGGGTACTCATGGTATGACAAAAGGCTCAGGGGGTACATAagacaaaaaaggttgggaaccactgacctAAATGTTAAGATGAAAACACTGATGACCCAAATACGGCATAACATTGCAGCCACAATCGCAAAGTAGCCATCCCCTTTATTGTCAATTTTACTCTAAATCGGAATGTCATTTACAAAATGTAACATACTGTATCGAGGCAGACTTAAAACTAGTAGTTCAGACTAAATGATTCGAAAAGAACACCTAAAAAACACATATCACACATGGATCAGACTTAGTAAACTGGTATTTTCTTGGATAATCCTCAACTTCAATTGAATTTTTGGAAAGAGTTATACAGAATGGAAAACATTTCTGATCAGGATCTTAttggagatttaaaaaaatcaaaAACCAAAAAGTATGTTTGTATTAGATTATTGAGACGCACTAGGTCTCAGTCTGTTTAGTCAGTCCAACTACAGTATATCACTGCATCCTGGCTGTCAGAGAGTTGAGAGCACATTTTTCATTCTTAAAATCTCAATGTGGAAATTTACATCCACATGTTTTATCCTCGACTTCCCCTACAAGTGTGAGCCTCTTCAAATGTTTACGTTTCTGCTTCTTGTCTGTGTTTGAGTTTGATATACAGCACTACCTGTATTCCtggaagctgtgtgtgtgtgtgtgtgtgtgtgtgtgtgtgtgtgtgtgtgtgtgtgtgtgtgtgtgtgtgtgtgtgtgtgtgtgtgcacgtgtgtggtTGTTTAATAGGGGATGTGGTGCCCTTCCAGCATGCAGACAGCATCTATTGTTCCTGCAGCAAAGGGAACTTCGTCTCCGGCCTGTCCACTCAGGATGTTGGATTGGACctccttaaaaaacaaaaaaaaaggtaCAGCCAGCATCACCCGCACCCATTATCCCCATTACCCGGCAAGAACAATGGAGCACCTCCAACATCCCCCTCCTCCTTTCCCAGGAGCCTCGATGCTCCGTTCCCACAGTACTGTCCAGTTCTGGGCCATTGTTAGACAGGCGACATGTCCTCTGATTTTTCCCAGGAGTACACACACGCCTTGTCAACTCTCTTGACATCATTTAGCTGCCCCTCCACCTCCTCATCCTAACTCTCATGTGGAAACTTCCAACAGCTTGAAGTAATTGCCTTTCTGAGCATGCACAAGCAGGGTCACAGGATTGGAGCGGGTCATTCGTCTGATTGTAAACTTAAGAGGGGAGAACAAGCTGATGACTGCGGATAGCAACGCTTTCTCCACTCGGGTGCCAATGTAAATCTGAACCTCATGGTATTTTCCCTTTCACTAGCTGGCCGGCTAACACGGCAGAAATTATCCTGGCACAATGAAAAGGTTATCATCCATTAAGAGAGCTCCTTGGGCTCGGGAAAGATGAACCTTTCGGTTTCATTATTTAACGCAGGAAAGGCCGCGGGACTGGAGTAAAAGCAACAACAAAATAATTGTTAGACATCTCTAAGTGCTTGCGAGTTACTATGTGTCAGATTTTAAAAGCTTTATAAAGTTCTCTTTCTGTTTTACCACACCAGTTACTTCACCATCTTCAATCAATGGAGGATTCTTATTAAACGCTTTGTTCCGACCACATCACTACTGGTGTTTTCATAATAAAGAACTCTTGATTCAATCTGTGGAAACTTTTCCCTCCTACTGCCGACACAGGGAGATCAAAGGTCATGTCGGCTACATGACACTGAAGTGCTGAAGTTGACaagaaaataacaaaatattctttgagcTCGATAACATTTCAAAAAAGCATACCATCATCAGGTTTCGTCGAAGATGAATCACAGTTTTTGTCAATGTGTTATATAAATCTGTGACATTACTAATGGATTGTGAGATAAAGAAAGCTGCCCTTAAAAGGACTAAGTGAATGTTAGCCTTGTTCTGGGAGGAATTTTTTTCCCCTTAACTTATGTTATTGTACATCTGGCACTTTAGTGATAAGATGTTTATCAAATGCACCAATATGGGCTATACATAAACTGTCACAGTCACTGCATCGATACTCACTGTTATAGTTGTCCCACTAAAGATTAATCAAAGTAGATCACACAAGTAGATTCACCTTTAGTAGTCCCTGTTCTTTAAACATGGCTTTAATTAACTAAATCTAATAATTAATTATCAGCAAGCATACCGGGCTGTAAATAAAAGGATGAGTTGGTGATCTTCTCATGAAACAGCGTGCCCTTATTTttgaaataaagtcaacatggGTACAGCGTTGGAAACATTTACTAACATGAGGTGGGCGAGGTTAGCAGTCTTTGTTTTTACTTGCGGAAGACCACAAATGTCCCCATTGGCAACACGATAATGATCCCATGGCTATTATAGCATACAATTATGCATTTTATTATATAAGGGTTGAATAAAGTTGTGTTTGTAGTTGACCCATTTTTCATGTTTGCCTTATGGGGCAAATAAATGCTATTTTCTACTATGTTGTTGCTAACCATTGACACATCTCAGACTGGAATCCTGAATGTTGTGCCTTTGTGTTATAAAAGAGGCAACAAACTTAAAGTTTTTGAATTCTAAAAATGTCCAATTTTATAAAGATACGATCTGGAGTTGGTTAACAGATTTGACTGtgaaaggtttttttttttaagcagaaaTGTTTGTCTGCTGGAATAATTGTCTGTGAATAAGCCGGAACTTTGGGCTTAATTAAGGACTTGTTGCCAAGACAACAGCTGGAAATGTCCAGACTTTGGGAATGGGTTGGTCTTTTCTTTTCTCATTTCTAATCATACCAGAGGCAGAATTGTCCACAGGTCAAATTCCAAAAGGTGAATGAGTTAGCCATTTCCCtatttatcattgctttgtctACCGTGTTACCACTCAAATAATGTCCTCCTTGTAGCTACATAAGCAAAGTCATTACTTCCTTCCTTTGACTTTGATGTCACGTTATCTCCTTGGCAGAGGTATTGTTTCACAATCAAGCGGGACCAGATATTTGTCTGGGAAACAATGTTGCTGAAACACAAGTGACAGAAACTGAAACTTTTATTATGTGACTTTATCGGAAGACATCATTAGCTGGAACTGGTGACTAAGAAGATTCTTGAGAGAACATTTACTAATATATATACTAAttaagggctggcttatctaaagccagttgagtagcacttgaaatgttttggctctatgaagcctgatgtacttatatgattctgttttcttcaagtttgtattttgttggtcgaacgcacttattgtaagtcgctttggataaaagcgtcagctaaatgcaatgtaatgtaatttactGAAACGTGAGTATACAGTAGCAAGCGTACAAGCACATTTCCTTTATTGATCATCATTTGTTCCAGTAACACCAGACCATCCCGACTTTTTAGAAAGAAGGTATTGTGTAGATTTTCCAAACAACAGGACTAAGCAGCTTAAACTTCCTGAGCGACCCCCCACACTGCTGGCTTATTGTGTCGCATACCATTGAAACGTTACATGAGAAAAACATGAACTAAGAGCTGTCTCTCTTCGCTTCCTACACTTTTATGTTCACAATAAGTCCTTTCTACACATACAGAAAGTATTATAGAGGGATAATCACTCTGACAGGCTTGGAACATTAAAGATATTCCATCTTTGTCAACTCTTGTATCATGTATGTCATTTAACAGCAGGGACCCATTTACATTCGTGTCATAGGACCACatctaaatataaataaaacagaATACTGGGATACCAAGAAGGTTCATACGTGAAGTATATGAATTATAGTGTCTCAGTTGAGTTATTGCTCAAAGCACGATCAGGCATGCGCGACATCAAGAAGACGGTGACTGGATCACATACAGAACATAAAAGCTATATTTGACTTGATtaaaaaacaaatatgtttttcagTTACCCTCTAGCTCCACAAATAGAAATGTACACATCAAGCTGTTATAGGAGAGCATGTGTATGGCTGAGGTAAATGAGAAGTATGGGCCCTCTGCTTCCGCCTCCAATCTTCCTTCTTGGAAAGGGTAAACGCAAGTCTCTCACAAACACGGGTTAGCTCTCTTGAGGACGGTTCCTGTTCAGAGCAGCTCTAGGTGCGAACTCTAGTTTCTCTTTCAGGCTAACCACCTGAGTGCTGTCCAAACCCTCTTGTtcctgcagcttcctctcctctctctgctccaggaTGCTCTTTTGCTCCAGAGGTTTAGGGGTCCCCCTGATAAACCACTCCAGGTGGTAGCCCACTGCTCCCACTACGAAGGCCACGGGGAAGGTGATATAAGGGGCATAGGTCCTTGCCGCCGCCCAGTATAGAGGCCACATGACTGCACTCCGTGATGGCTCCCGAGTGCTCCAAAGAGAGAAGAAATAATTGAGTTGTAAGTGTGTTTTAACATTAACGGTGGATTACAGTAAGAGGTGAGATCTATTTGAACATTCAACAGCATTTATGTAAAGCAAACTTGTGACTGAATTCAATAAAAGACTGTTGCACACATGAAAGTAGGTAGATTGTATGTTCCATCAGGTTTCAAACCATACGGGAGAGAAACTTCCGTGAAATTGtttttgttcacattttaaatgatcAAAACTGGTAAggttattatattatttgcttTGAATTGTGTTGAAGCATGGGATGGCTAAAATGCACTGTGTTTATAGATACATGTGTAGTTATGCCACATTCAGGAGTTCAGGCAGACACCAGACCATCTGTCCTTGTGCCTTTTCTTAGCTCCAACCAACAACAAATAGCTTACAAAACTATTGGTGGAATCAATGAGAAGGCACagcgaaaaaaataaaaaataaagtttATCTCCGAAAAGGGTTACGACATTTTTGAAGGAGGGTAATGTATATTTAAAAAGGTAAACATGATCGTTGCATTTGTTACCATGTTGTTTCTTGCCGAAatgaaaagcatttattttcgaTTCAGAAAATGGGTGTCGTTACGTCGGACAGCGTATGGTTTATTTTATAAATAAGAAACAACATTAAATTGATGACATTTAATATGGAGTTTGGCATTCCGTCGCTGAACCAAGCCAAAGAATGTCAAGGAAAAGGGCTCGAATGAACTTAAAACAGCATGTGAAAATATGAAATGTGTCATACTTATTTCGTCAGGACTTTTTATAAATTAATAATGAATTATGCAACCAAAGTTTACGTTACGGCGTAAGAGTCTGGCCACAGTACAGACCGGCTACCCTGAATTAACAGTAAGGTTTCAATACGAGCAGTGACACCGTTATGATGAAAGTGCAGCCCCTAGGTTTATGAGAAACAAGTCACTGTGGTGTGTCTCTGTAATATTTCGATGATAACATTGTTTTCTTTCATAAGTCTTCACTCACCTCTAACGTTAGCACGTTGgtgctgcagtggaaatacGTCACGtccgtccgtgtgtgtgttgcttccTGGTTCATCTGGATTGGCTGGTCGCTTTGAACCATTGACTGTATAACCAAGAAGGCTTGTGTTTTAGCACCATCCAGTGGTACATTTAGTACATTACTTTAAGATAAAATGCCAAAATATGCATTTATTTCAGGATACACAAAGCAAACCAACAATGTCTCAAACGACTTATGCTGCTGGTTGCTACCAATCCATTGCAACAATAAATATAGAACAGTATTCAAGATCCTTATCATGTGGATCCACTGAAGCAGAAAATTAAACCAGATATCAGACTTCATTCAATCGGGTCCCATTTATAGAATTTCTAAAGTGATTCCCAATAAGTCAATTTAATATATCTTGTGTTTATATGGATACTGGGAAAAGGTGCATATTCCCATTGCTCATCTGTTCGACATTTGTATGAGGCTCAACTTGACTTGTGTCTTGTCTTTCTGCGAACACAGGATTTCTATATGGGGACTTTCATTTCCTGTCCTGTCTGATCCTTTAAGAAGCGGGGGACTGCACTCCCCCTCTATAATATGTGTGTAGGTAATTTGCAATGCATTGTAATGTGACTCAGGTCCAAAGAAGGGAATGTTCACAATCATTAACTTCACTAacaatatgttttgattatgccTCTTGAGGGGGTAATACTGTATGTTTAGTTTTGTTTGTCAAGGTACAATTGAGAGAGCTACTGTTTAGCTCCTGATTAAAGAAGATTGATGCCACCTGGGTTAAATTGGCCCTAATTTCAGCTATACTCCCTGATTGGTCACAGACAGCAGGTGACAGGGTATTAAATGTTTTGGAGGACAGCAAACTGGTTGGTCTGTGTTGTTCAATATCTGGGAAAATGGAGGGTGCACAGCACACGTGTTTTGTTAACTGCAGAGGACCCTGAGTGGTATACCTTTTGAAATGGATAATGTTCCCCATTCTTGAGGCTTTTCGAAATATGTTTTAATCTTAAAATCGATGCCTTCATGCTTCCCACTCATACTACCCACTCATACTACCATCATCTTTGCCTTACAATCAAACAACCTCAGAAGCATGTGCTTTGTGACTTTACCTTTCAAAGAGAGCTGTGCACCAACATTACATACACATGTTTGTCTTTTCCTAGGAGACAAACAAATACCATCTCATTCTGTGTTCAAACCAAACATCAATGGCAGTCCTCCTCAACGAATACTCATGAAAGGCTGATACATCTGTCATCAGTGTAGTGTGACGAGGCATGAACTGCCCCACTTGGGCGACAAACCTTAAGATAGCATAGCTTCGTTCAAAAGTGCAGTTTGGTAAAGGCAGAGTCACTTTCAGAGGCTTATGTCATAGTTATGGAAGTTTTGCTTTTTGCTTACTTTATCTGCTTATGTGGGATGCAGAGAAATTGAGTACATTTCAACAACCAAGCGGGAAACCATAAATTGCAGCATTGAAGAAAATATGCTACTGTGGTTTCTGGGAAGTGAATTGGTAAGTGTTCTTTGCAAGGCTCTGTATGATTGATGACACTGATATTTCAGCTCCGGGGCCCAAAAGTTTTTCACAAAACTATACCATGCAGGGCGCAGGGCTGATCTATAGCGATTTCAAGTCTGTCGTGGAGCGATGGCCAGTTCTGACTCATTGGTCATTTGTGCAGAGGCAGATCCTGTAGTTAAAAAAAATTGAGCTAAATCCAATTGTTTGAGTCACCTGAGGTTGTTTGAGTTCAAATGACTTGTGAAATTATTGTGATTAACTGCATTCTGTGTGGGTGATTATTCTTCATGCTTCAAAATGATTATTTTAAGCAGTTCCTCTCCCTCTATGCTGTCCATCTTGTAGTTGCCAGGACTGGCATGCGATCATTCCTGTCAGATAAAGTGAAATGTGCTCACCCCCCTGCGGGAAAACAAGACGAGTAGTGCCAGTTCTGCTTCACCAACAACCTTAGCACTGCCAGGATTATTTCATCAGCTCCTGCTTATTAGTAAATGAGATTTAGAGCTGTACTAGCCAAGAGTTTAATAACAAATACAACTATCTAATTAATCCCAATCACAATGTGGGGCTGACAGAGTCTAGCGTAGCATCCTCACTAACTGAAGCCACACAGAGGGGAAGCAGGAGGGGCTCTTGACACAGACTGTGATCAAGCAGAGTAACAGATGGTGAGGGCAAGAAGGCCAGATGTGGAAGAGGAACACAGACAGTCCTTTGCTTTGCCAAACTGTCCAGCAAGGGAAACATTAGTAACTCATTTGGGAGATTTCAGGTCAAAGGTCATGAGTAAGGATTGGACTAGCCATGAAGGCTTTTAGAGAAAATACAGTCCACTTTGCTAAAAACTGCACTTTTGCTGAGATAACATATACATTCTTAAGTGATATCCCTCAGTTCAAGGTATCACAGTTACTGTTCTCTTCCATTTTGGACCAGACAAATAAATCTTTTGCCAAGCTCATAAAAATGTGCTGAATTTGTCTTGGTGACAGTCTAAAGTGGTATTGGTATTACTGCTGCTTTTACACAATGCTTACCCGTACAGTTAAAACACTACATACATGAATGGTTATCAAGCAAGAATACGAACACTCAAAATGTGATATCaaatcatttatttgtttttggcatTAAGAACCATTTTGGCCAGGACTGATTTCAGAAAACAAACCTCAGCGGAGTGCATTATGTTCTAAGAACTGGCTCCGTAAAAAGAAGATCCATTTCATTGAGGGGAAATTGGCAAACTTAATAGGAAACACTTGTCAGGTCACTTATCTCTAGACATTTTGTTAATCGACGGTCAACACTGGCTTGCTTGAGGGGAATGTAGCAAAAGTAATAGTAcatcattattttattaaacACGTAGTTCTAGAGCTTTGACACTCAACTTAAAGTGAGAGTGGAATAATACTGACATAATAAAAAGTTTGGCCTTATTTGCTTAATTACATGCATAACAATAAAAAGCAATGCTCAGTGAAATGAGCTAATCATTGCATTGGAATACCCTGCTGAATATTGCTGATGTACATATATTTAAAAGGCTATTGTTTAAATAGAACAGGAACATTAATAATTTGCGAGGGAATACATTTGC
This region includes:
- the smim12 gene encoding small integral membrane protein 12, encoding MWPLYWAAARTYAPYITFPVAFVVGAVGYHLEWFIRGTPKPLEQKSILEQREERKLQEQEGLDSTQVVSLKEKLEFAPRAALNRNRPQES